TGTTGGTAGCATCCTTCTGCTTACAAGATGAATAGCATGGAATGAAATGCTTAAGACTgtaatttttatcttttgttttttattaacacttttgATGTGATTATTAATACATTCAACcataacatgtatatactaagcggttgaaacctaatatcacttcaattaaacacaattgcttacattttctgtcaaattgaTACTGTTAAAATTCTTCACAGCTGATgcaatgtgcccttttctcccttGGCCCccgtccctcttctgcagccaTTTGACCATACTTGTTTTCATATCTTAAATACATCCTGAGAATATAATAGCCCTCGCAAGTGAAATTCAGAATGATGAAGATCTGGAAATGTCTGCTTAGATACAAACATGTATTGCATAACcagtattttgaaattttcttcAGTAGTGGTTTAGTTTTCCACTTAACAGGCTTATGgtcaaacatatttgatatttttattgcaaattatgAATGAACTTGCATTAGTGATTGCTAGAACTTTGATGGCTGGACATTCTATCCTAGGTGGTAGATACCAATTCTATTCAGATTGATCATGTTGTGTGTATATCATCGTTGATCATCTCGAGGAACCATATTTCATTGATTAACATTACCGGTATATATTGGTccattattttttgtcagtattaaTGATTTATTCCATTCTAAATGCAGTATGTTTGACTGTCAAAGATTTTAGCTGTACAGTTCTGGTTTACAAGAATTAGGATTAAATTGGTGCGATTGGAAACAGCCATAGTATGTACTGGTATggtcatgaaataaaaatgcattccatTTCCTGgtgatacattttaaattagtagttatcagaaatgaaatttacataaaatattgtattatttatgtgttaaaatcatgtaattatttatttgtaattaaaatgtctctaaaatatttgaaaaaacaacaacattatttcatacatatgtTAAATAACTCACTGGATGAGTTTTGTACATTATTATGTACAGGGGTTCTAATGTTCAGCAATCCTAAAATCAGGATGGAGAGCTATTAACTGCAGACTATTTTACAGATAaaaagattgtttgtttttttggtggACATTTGTATCAAAAACAGTAGAAAGTATTTCAAAAGGAGTGAAACCCCCTATACCCTACTTTGAGCAATGGACCCTGCTAgtttcaggattgacaattatccGCTTGTCGAACCCCTGTAATGGGTGTATGTTCTTCCAGATTATTAAATGATGGTTATGATCTTTTTCAAGAGTTCATATACTGAATTTGTTCCAAAATCCATTGTCTTGATGATCAAAATGgctttataatttataagaacTAATATCATGTGtatattacataataaagtTGTTTACAGACTTACAGATTACATGTTTCAATACACAGATGCTGTTTGCTTTACATGTGCCAATAAAAAAGATGACAAGAACAGACTTTTTTCATATGTGAAGGAAGTTTAACGATTAATTTAATGTACAAGACTAGTTCCTGAAAGAGTGTATGAGCACATTAAAGCCACACTCTCGTCCATGAGTATCGCTACAAATAACTGATAACTGGTTGCAATACCCCATTCTCCTCCACCAGAGTGATAAGGCTATGGTACCACATTTAGATTTATCGTTaacaaacctctgatgaatgagaatgcatTGCCCCTGATATTGGATAGTGTCcacaaaaatataacttttttgaaaagtatgttcactaaaattgtaaaacaagcaCTTGAATGTTGAAAACCTTGACAAACTCTGATGTAATCGTGGATTGTGTCTAGTATTACATAGCACATGTTACACCCTGATGCTTCTGTCTAGTAATGTAGACGTCCCGGGTTGGACACGTGCTGCAGAcctacattttttatttctttgtatatttttagcttgactattcgaagaataaggagagctatactactcaccctggcgttgGTGTGAGCGTCACAACTTGATTAAGGTTTGGCATGTAAGCACCTTCAATCCATTATCACACCAAAGACATTATGTGTTTTGCATTGACTCTTATGAGTTCCCAACTacccaacctacttaattaatgaagttGAAGATAACACTGTCTGATTTTACAATGCAAAGAAACGCcttttattattcgacttaaaagtTCTGGTTAATATCACACCAAagacatcatgtattgcattgaaacttcgCACATGTCTACCCAACTACCCAACCTACTTTATTATTGAAGTGAGATAACACTGTCTTTTAatgtaatacaaattatggcccttaaatTATTGCCTAAAACATTCTGGTTAAGGATTTGCACTTCTAATCTAAGTTCACAGTGattcatgcatgtttcaccaacaCTTTGCCTTCTTTAAACTTGAAGCGGCGGAAAAGTCTAACGCgatgtctctgtgacagctcttgtgtttttttattattattattttatagtgttttacttttttactttcatGTAAGTTTTTGTAcgaattgttttaaatttggatACCTTCATACCGTAGAACATTTGcctttaagaaaatgtattcAAGAAAACATTTCTCCACAATATctataaaatcatattattataatgatgcTTGAACATGATGGTATTACATGAATGACTGCTGAAATGTCAAGATTACTGTTATGCTACAGGATAATGCTTAAAACCTTTCTGAAACAAGTTCCATGTGgttgataaatatatgttactATGTCTGTCTTGATCAAGGATGACCCCAGAAGTAACTTTAAgtctaaaggtcaaggtcatttttaACCACTTTACGtatatgaaagaaaatgaatatgCATCACACGTTGTCTGcattacattgtatttttcttgatttaatgaaattggACATgcccaggggcgtagctagccctctattcatgtggatttaTAATTGTGCTAGGGGGGTTCTGGGGCATGCCTCATCCGAAATTTTTGAAAACcctggtgcaatctggtgcatgctgggcgttctgaggtgctttatttagtaccgtaaaattgacagttttaggatcatgtagtcaagtacgcatactgcaacatTGGCTGATTTTTtcgttgatttatttttgtcagaatcatgtggatccaaccgcgtactcgcgtataggtaGTTACGCGCATGAATTGCCCTACCACAAAGTGATAACAAATGCACattcatatattgaaaaaatatattaccattcttaaacaaacatgtgtAACTTCTATAACATGAACACGTTACATAACTTATATTCTAACTTCTATAAGTGCATTCATCTTTTCGCAATTTCATAATGTTACCTGGGGCAAAGGATATTTGACGTCGAAATATTCGAATCAAAACGTTTTACCGTTATTGTATATGCTATGTTATTAATAAAGAGATTCATCCATAATAATGTGTCGAGAAGGGTATTCATGCAACTATTTGATTGcatgtactacatgtataacaaacgaatattacaaaattttaacacaataaaaGTATCCTTCGAGTACTCGCTACACACATATTTGCTAGGAATGGACCCTGGATAGATGCAGTGACGATATGGAGTTGAACACGCTACTGATGTTAACTAGGACTCCCCGCAGCGTGTCCGTGTATTCTAGCGCCTTGACGTCACCGCGGTACACCATGCACGTCACGGCGACGTTGTACTGCGTGTTCGGCTCCAGGTAGACACTCTCTGCCAGAGTGATTGGGCCGCGTTCCGGAACTGGCTCCAGGCGGGGCCGCTGGAGTGATCGGTCCTTCATGTTTGTCACAGCCACTGATATATTCTGTTCGTATTGTGTGGGACTATAGAAGAGACTGACTTTTCGGAGACGTAGGGGTTTGTCTGCTACGATTAAGATCTGACAAGCGGCGGTTAAACATTTCTTGATATTGTCTGTGGAAGACAATGGcagttttaattcaaatacacTACCGGGTCGATGCTTTGCGTCAAACTTTCCAATCTTCTCCGCCATTTCTTCGTCAGTATCGGGATTCCTATGTGAAGTCATGTGTTTGTACAATTGCACTTGTTCCTCTGACGTCAACAACTCACTCTCAACCACAAATGACGTAAATTCTGCCACCGGAATTATCGGCAGTCGGATTCTATAAAGCGCCTCCGCGAGCCAAGCGCGCTGATTGGTCGGGGTGGGTTCGAAACCTTTCTTCTCACAGTGGTGTTTCGCCCATCGGACGGCCGCTTTAAAGACGTCAAGCTCCTCTTCGACCCCGAGCGCACCCGCCTTGAGAATCTCGTTGAGCGACAGGGGCGTTAGCTGCAGGAAATCGTCCGTCAGGAAGACGTCGTTCGCGTTCATGCAGATGAAATCGAGACACTTGCACTGTGGCAATACACAAATATACTGAAATTAATTTGTATATGGGACGGAGGCCTGCATACCAGAATTACTTAAATCTTGAATATTGATAGTGTCTTAAATGTAGTATTGCAATTACTTGGTATAAACTGGtatgcataataaaataaatacactgATAGTCATCTTTaggtatatatgttttgaatgtacATATTCCGGAGCCTTACTAACCGAAACCCGATGTGCATAGTAATCAAACATGACAAAATCATTCTTAGTTACGAAATAGAGAGAattaatatagtataaatattccttaaaagaaaattcgaaaaatataaaaagatggCCCTCAGTGAGGTGGTTTGCTTATGTATACGTCCACCTCTCAGTCGACGTGGGCTTGAGCCACAGTTGACCCTCAAGGTAAAATGTTCGCACAGTATCTCAGTAAGGTCTCCCGGACTTGTTTTACATGAAACGAGCGAGCAtgactcatttatttttttggcttgttttatattaaacaatttaaaatgattttatactaGTGTATACCTGTAGTAAGTCCATCTGATAGAAGCTGGCCTGATTGAACAAGGAACAGACGTTGTTCACGTCGATGGCCGTCTGTAGGAAGTGCTCGCACTCCGCCACGAGAGGCTCAAGTGCGTACTTCCGGGCCGCGTACAGCACGTGCATCACAGTATTCCCGTCAAACTCCACATTGTCGGTGTATATGTATCTGAATAGCAGGGAGGAATAGTAAATAGTGAATTTAAAATGCCTTCTGTCGGATAAAGTATCGTCTGGTTTTACGTTTTGctctaattatttttattgcccttttctttaaacagtttaaatttatacaacaaTAATATGCAATACTATACAAGTAACAAATGGGTGATACATAAGTTCTGTACAACACCATTATATCGTCTTCTCCACAACAATGTTTGAACATACGAGTAGTTCATTGCTCTTTGCGCTTAATTGTTTGGAAGACCGAAGATGGTCACTTTCTTAGTATTCAGTATTCAATGCCTTTATACGCCAACACGCATGCGTAAGCTTCTAAATGACTAAACCAAACcaagtaataaataaatgaaatattatatcataactTAATATACATTTTGCGTTTTGTAATCTGCTTTATGTAGTTTTGGTTGTCAGAGCgcttttaaatgatttcatgtGAGCTGTCTGACGATCCCATTAGCAGAGGCACGCGCCACAACACTATTTGTTTTGCTGTAACAGCATATTACGGTCACTGTGCTGCtacaaaaaaagtaattttactTTTCACCACCTGTTTATTGTTAGCCTTACATGATATTACCTCATTTGAGCAAATGATAAAAACCCAAACGATTTTCGTACAGATTAACAAAATCTAAGcctttgtaaagaaatatattattaatggCCACGTGGCCACAAAGTATCCAGTTAAAGAAGCGACAATATATCGCTTATATTATTTTGGTACACACATCGTTtccgtttgttttgttttgataatttaaaataaggtaagtaaaacattatacttaatttaaattattaaaaacattaacctatattgtgcgcgtTCAGACTCAGTAAGTTTTCATGCGAAGTATTGtgtattgaatatattgtattgaattttttttcaattcatggTATTGTTTTAAACCTTGGCAACGTGCGTACTTAATCACTTAACGATACAGTGGAAAGAAATTCATTGTGACGGACAATTTGACAGACTGTATTCTCAAATTTAGATGCATCTTCTCTTAGACCTACACTTTgctttttgtcttagaatgtgccaattttgcgtaaatgtcaaAGAACCGGCGAtctaagactgctgacaaaagatcagatcgaagtttttttatatttaagttaaaaatgatcttttatGCCAAACAAATGGCcaattccaagacaagaaatacacaagttgtgaaaacggtcaatctgtgagagtgcacatTTAACACTCGGATAGAAGAATAGCGGTATTCTAGTGTGTGCGAGTTTGTTAACAAACGTTTCCCGACCTATCGATGTTAATTCAACACGTACATGAATACTGagtcttgttttctttttcaaataatgcaaatgaaaagGATGATTTGcatgatatattaaaatgtaatcaaatacaatattgaaTCAATTGATCAGTTAATTAAATAAACCTAGTTGCTTGAGAGTTTTTGATGTCGatagaaaatatttcacagaTCGAAATATCCCCAAAAATGAAGTTAATATAAAATCGAAGTGATGAAATTTATGACTCTGACACAATAATTTAATAACGGTAATATTTCTCTGGCCAAAAATGGCGTCTGTGTGTTCGCAGTAGGCGTGATTAACGAGCCGCATATAAAAGCCGTATTTTTTCCGTGTCATTACCAGCACCTTTTCAGACAGATGCTCACTTTACGCATGTAAACATGGCAgacaaaacaaatcaatgacataaatattgcaaaactcTAAAATCCATCACACCTTTCATTTTTCAGCGATAGGAGTTTCATTTCAACAGTTCACAGATGCACAGATTTGAAAGTTTTCCTTTGATGTCACAATTCCATACAATAGAACACGGAACCAATGTCCTCCATGGAGCAAAGGATACTGTTGTGAAGcgtataaaaaagaaaaaaaaaacaatgcagtCAAATACCAATTACTTCAGGCTTagttaaaatatcaagaaattttcaagaaaacaaGTGCTATACATGCTTGCATTACCTTACTGATTCATATCTTGGGTATTCAGATGTTCCATATCGAATTATAAAATTTAAGCAGAGAAATATGATAGCTAAAAATTGACCATAAATTACATTAATTACTGTTTTCAATTAAAGTTTTGACCTGATGATATATAGATCTCCATTAAATAAGTAGTAGTAGCAATTCaagatgaatatatatatatatatattataagtagtatacgtgtgtgtgggggggggggggcgtagaTTGTTTTCAGCTAAAAAAGAAAACGCAAAATGATTGTTATGTTTCTATGTTTAATGTGACGAAGCTGTTGAAACAAATCAACATCCAAAGAATTAAcagattttaaagataatacCAAAGCAAAAAGGATCCTCGAACCAATTGACGTTTCACACAGAATCGACATAGCGTGGTTTAATCAAGCCGtatcagtttaaacttatttggtTTAGAACGTTCGTGAACAAAAgtataacaacattttattaatcacTTTCGTCGACACGAAGTTATGTGacagtgtggtcttgtgttgtggcgAATAacggagaacccggaggaaacccacttgtccagcttggtgaccacaaaccaaactgaCATGCGCCAAGGCCGGGAATCAAGCCATGCGCGACCACTCCTTGTTCACTTGCTATTTACTACTAGAATTACCTAAGGATGGTCCGGAAGGTGGTTGCCCGGATGTCACGCACGATAACCTCAGACTCCTGCTTCCCCGCTTCCAGCCCGTAAAACATCTCCTCGAATACAGCACTGCGCATGCTCAGTACGAACTTGTGCGCTGGAAGTGAGTCCTGCTGCTCCCCGCGGCTCGGGAAAACGAAGTAAACGTCCGCCAGGGTTCCACTCATACATAACTACAAACAAATGTATAGATTTAAGGACAATCAATACTATTAAGGAACTATGTCTTATTGTCGCAGACAAATAAATCAACTGCTGTTAAGTCTGCACACTGAGGTCAGATCATTTATTCCGTACATCGAAATatccattcggagctcctcggccatttttatcgaaaacaacctcgaatgtatttggacggttaacatactcaaaaagtccgctgcaagtagatcacgtagtaattttatttagcagttaaactttatgacttaactctcgGAATCTTAATTATccttgcaataatacacttcactggcaattaatttaaacttagatcaatgaACACCAGCTAagacactacatttaattaatgatatgtttcaaaaatttaatcaaagcgcgaggcaaattttatttgaactatgggaatgggtgaagggcgcataaataaaagtgaaaaatgtgccgaaAGCGCTcgtgcccacactgggcgaggaaacaaacatatctatatctttatggcgtcttgtgttattttgtttttgtaaatgtcccCTTATTCGTCGTAATCCCCCATTcccatgtatttagtgttacaatgcatgccccattTCAATCGTTTCTTAAGGTTTTTCGTtcctttgattagatatcatacgataggaaaatacaatacatcatatatatatatatatatatatatatatatatatatatatcatttcgtTTTATTAGCATGCACGTTTTGTTTAGggaatttatttttacaaacaacttcagcaattcaatcgcgtctaaaggttattcggtgctttgattagatagcatacgtaagacaagttttatgaactttttttttttaattctttaaggaaaatgattctATTTTAacgagcaactttagcaataataccttttaaaatgcaaagcttatcagatggtcgtttccCGCAGTGAGGACAAACAtatggtcagttaatgtatgtagaaactatgtttagaataccggtaagttaatgtagttgaatctatttttagattatcggaacttgtctgttttatgaatgagaatatgattgtgctttttcaagtttattgataaatttaatgttattaatgttttatgtaagtacctgtgtagaaatagtactagtgctgttatgaatgcttcgtactctttggatgttaaacaggtttaatccgaactactttgcttcactaaacgtatgcatgactcactgtcgtatcagggcatgtgtgctcaaataaattgaaagcctaatgtctaaaactatgccaagaatacaacggaacgaagcttttatgcaaaaaatgaaaacatttcattagaaatataaacgcctaaaatcatagaaagAATAGTATATTGTCATTGTGTAGaaggtaaattacaatgtatctaGGCTCTAGCAAATATGttagataaatataatgttgatattgcgCTTATAAGCGAACACAAGCTCCTACCTAGATCTGCTTTATTTATGAATAGTATTCACATGAAATATAACTGTATCGTATTGCTAATAACTACGGTCCCTTAAGTGTGGAAAAGATGGCACTgccattatgtttaaaaaaatcattgtcatTTAGTATTTATGAGTTACCATTTAAAGACAACCATCGTATACtcgaaaataaatttaaatgtacagaTAGAAAGCCATCAaggtatttgaagcattagcaatgcgaaacctgagatacaactattttaacacttagacaattatttttgtttcttatctcataaaagtcaaataaaaaagcaccattacaaataagcgtgcttcagggtcacgtcaagttataataacaaatcctgcaggcgatgggacacttgcggtcggtaatcaTTTCTGAAACATCATGGGCTAAACTTAGAGTGAATACCAATATGttatcttcctaccagagcctccattatcttgaccctcattgatctgataaatataacgatctaaaaatagttatattccgctaaaaataaaacgctgGGATACATAAtaacagcgcggaaatagccgaacaagcaaaaactcatactcggactgcaacacaaccaatctatttttatggtttcgagGTAATTCTGCTAAAattagagcgcattgagacaaaaatgggttaaaacgacatgaatagaagtagttctttggagtttgtggtcttaagactacctgctcgcatgcgcagatagtctaaaaactacttcaactgatgaaccggcatacatccgaggttgttttcgataaaaacgGCCGAGAAATTCCGAATGCGTTATGTCGAGAAGAAAGGGTTGTTTAGACAATGCATACGTTTGCGATACAAGATGTACATGGTACAAGCATATTTTAACCAGGAACATGGCTAACAGGCCTGCTCAAAACTATTATACAACAAAAGGAAAAGTATCTTATCGTTGTTTCAGAGACGGTGTCAAGGGGCGGTAGAACACTGCCAATGTATGCTTGAACAATGCTTTTTCTCTTGGTAACGTCTCGAAAATGGTGTTGACACATTATTTCGAGATCTCCCAAAACAGGAAGTTCCAACGCCTGTTTACCTGTTCCAAGAGTCCCGCTGAGGTGGATGCCGCTCGCCAGTCTGTCAACGAATGGTCCGGTTTCGCCCCGACAGGTCGGTCCAATGTGCCGGACAGTGTATCCATTTATCACAGCTTGCCTTGCCCCAATGAAGATTGTTCACGACCGTTTGGAAATCATAGAGTTCATACTTTAAAAGACTAAATTTTAAAACCTAATAATTAATCTTTATTATCACAAATGTATATACCACAAATTGCACAGCATCTACTGGTACAGCatgcattaattttgtttacttactataatgtatttattttctgcTTTTGGCAAACATGATTAAACGACAGCCAACACTATCATGTAATTAGCAACACATTTGTATGCAATTCAgatataaatcaatttaaatgtaaCTCCATATCTTCAATTATTTTCCATCGCAGACTCCGAAATCAAAAGATCctaccataataattattacattccGATTGAAAATGAGGCAAAACAGTATAAAATTATTCGCTAACAAGCTTAGGTTTAATTAAATGCTAaagtttcaatttcatttcattaacacAAATACTGTAGCTGCGCATTGAAGCAAAACTCGTCTTTTGTTTTACGTGACACCCGGCCTGTGAGTATATAATTCGATTACTTATCCACTCCAAACTTGTTCCAATTGCGATCTCTTTTAGCACGATTTAACTACAACTACCTTGTATAAATTCTGTAGTTTTTAGCTTTACATTTCTGGATTTTTTCGTATAATATCGAAATCATAAACGTGGATAGAAACCAGcaacaaaaaatcaatacataagcGTTTATCATTCTGGACAGAAGCTTAAATACGAAATATACATTCAACTAAACCTTTAAATTGTTCGTTGCAGCAATTTCATTTATAGTAATCAACCAAAAGCAGACATGCATTATATGGTCTTTCTATCAAAGACAGTACGACGATATGTCAGAAGATCAAGAAatacagtaaaatattttttcagtgtCACAAATCACATTCAACAGGCTTACTTGCAAAATCCAATAAACTTTGCCTTAGCCTACCATTTAAACTCCttgtttcaaaatgaatattacAACTACTCAGAATTCGAAAATGTGATCGTAATATAAGATGAACGCAACGGGTTAATATAATGTAAGCGTTTTTgtagaaaagaaatatattagcTTAATTGAGCTAGGAATAACTGCATGTTTTCGTTTGATAGATTTGcatgaaaatatgattttcagTTTTTTAAACCAAAGAAATGAATAGACAATAGCCAAACTAACTTCTATTATAGTTGTCTTTCTAATCTAGACGGGGCTTAACTCTTATGAGGACTAATAGTTCATACATGACATGTAAACAGTTTCTTTTATTTAACATGGTAACCTATTTAAAGGATTATGCTCCACACCAAAGGTCAATGccaacatttgtattttaatatatttcaattggtATTTGAGGTTATCGTTACAATTATGTCCAAACTGATTTAATAGCACaatcatgtatattattattcatggttaaatattaagatacatgttaCAATATCTTTCAAATTTTGGTTATGTTGTATGCCTGTAATTTTCCTTGCACATTTCGATATCTGGCCCAATAGAATGTGAAGAAGTCTCTTTAAGGGACGCATCAAAATCGGGTTTTCAAATGATATGGGTAGGGTTATAGCAAATCTTAATCTTGGAGCGAGACCA
The Mya arenaria isolate MELC-2E11 chromosome 12, ASM2691426v1 DNA segment above includes these coding regions:
- the LOC128210184 gene encoding BTB/POZ domain-containing protein 6-B-like; protein product: MDTLSGTLDRPVGAKPDHSLTDWRAASTSAGLLEQLCMSGTLADVYFVFPSRGEQQDSLPAHKFVLSMRSAVFEEMFYGLEAGKQESEVIVRDIRATTFRTILRYIYTDNVEFDGNTVMHVLYAARKYALEPLVAECEHFLQTAIDVNNVCSLFNQASFYQMDLLQCKCLDFICMNANDVFLTDDFLQLTPLSLNEILKAGALGVEEELDVFKAAVRWAKHHCEKKGFEPTPTNQRAWLAEALYRIRLPIIPVAEFTSFVVESELLTSEEQVQLYKHMTSHRNPDTDEEMAEKIGKFDAKHRPGSVFELKLPLSSTDNIKKCLTAACQILIVADKPLRLRKVSLFYSPTQYEQNISVAVTNMKDRSLQRPRLEPVPERGPITLAESVYLEPNTQYNVAVTCMVYRGDVKALEYTDTLRGVLVNISSVFNSISSLHLSRVHS